The Paenibacillus sp. MBLB1832 genome has a window encoding:
- a CDS encoding ABC transporter permease, which yields MVKFIWNRLIVSIPVILGSLTLVFLIIHWLPGDPAQMIAGDDAAPERIAYLRQQFGLDRPLWQQYALYLWDSVRGDFGHSFANSQPVIDRLLAQLPATLSLALMSTIFAIIVGFLLGVLSAVYQNRVLDYIVRVVSLLGVSMPKFWLGILLILVFSVHFQWLPAIGNGSFKQLILPSFALGVTGAGMLTRMVRNSVLDVINEPFVLTLRAKGLTEKIVLYKHVLRNALLPAVTILGLLVGEMLSGAVVTETVFSRQGLGKLVVDAINQKDIPVIQAAILITGVFNILVNLMVDVSYSYVDPRVRKTGSS from the coding sequence ATGGTGAAGTTTATATGGAACAGGCTCATCGTCTCGATTCCAGTTATTTTAGGCTCGTTGACGCTTGTTTTCTTAATCATTCACTGGCTTCCCGGTGATCCGGCCCAGATGATTGCAGGTGATGACGCTGCGCCTGAACGTATTGCGTACCTCAGGCAGCAGTTCGGCTTAGACCGTCCGCTCTGGCAGCAATATGCGCTCTATTTATGGGATAGTGTGAGGGGGGATTTCGGACATTCGTTCGCGAACAGTCAGCCTGTGATCGATCGATTGCTGGCGCAGCTGCCAGCTACGCTTTCACTAGCGCTCATGAGTACGATATTCGCCATCATCGTGGGGTTCTTATTAGGTGTATTATCGGCTGTGTATCAAAATCGCGTGCTGGACTACATCGTTCGTGTTGTAAGTTTACTCGGTGTTTCCATGCCGAAATTTTGGTTGGGCATTCTATTAATTCTCGTATTTTCGGTTCACTTCCAATGGTTGCCCGCCATCGGCAATGGCAGCTTCAAGCAATTGATTCTGCCTTCCTTTGCCTTAGGCGTAACAGGCGCTGGCATGTTGACACGGATGGTGCGCAACAGCGTGCTGGACGTGATCAACGAACCATTTGTACTGACGCTGAGAGCGAAAGGTCTCACGGAAAAAATCGTGCTCTATAAGCACGTTCTGCGCAATGCGCTCCTTCCAGCCGTAACCATTCTGGGCTTGCTGGTTGGAGAAATGCTTTCAGGTGCTGTCGTTACCGAAACGGTTTTCTCCAGGCAAGGTCTGGGCAAGCTCGTTGTCGATGCGATTAATCAGAAAGATATTCCCGTGATTCAAGCGGCGATTCTGATCACGGGTGTGTTCAATATTCTTGTGAATTTAATGGTAGATGTGTCTTATTCGTATGTCGATCCGCGTGTGCGTAAGACAGGATCATCGTAA
- a CDS encoding ABC transporter substrate-binding protein, whose translation MEKRFGSIIGLLVIASMVLTACGETEKEGGAKNVAEQTAGTVTPGGELVWALAGTITSDSLDAHKAGFAPTTRVMRSLYDSLVVELPDHTIKPWLATSWELSSDKKSYTFHLRKDVKFHDGTPFNAEAVKFNFDRIIDPATKASSSLNELGTYTSTDVIDEFTVKVNFKTPFAPFLSNAAKVDLGFVSPTAVKKYGDAFPQNPVGTGPFKLKKITPSSQVEFEKNPDYNWGPSTAKHQGPAYLDKLTVKYVEEEATRVSVLQSKQVQVADIIPPQNLVALKADKNFNVLETELLQANFTLYLNIQKAPWNDLNIRKAFRSALDIDVAVKTIYLGTSKQGWSPISPQQFAYTPTRENAYKVDVAKSNQTLEEAGWIKGADGYRSKDGKRLTVEVIDTQGNREKRLDLIAIFTQQLKQVGIELKVISLPTGTYTDRRNKGDYDLIAASQFSGDPDVLRQLYSTKGPSKQNNIAKTNDPKLDELLEQGYLETEPEKRKAYYKDAQEYIIDNVYGIPTYVFNYSVATTKEVKGITFDSPAWPVFYEAWIQK comes from the coding sequence ATGGAAAAGAGATTCGGATCGATCATTGGCCTTTTAGTTATAGCATCCATGGTGTTAACAGCTTGCGGAGAAACGGAGAAAGAGGGTGGCGCGAAGAACGTCGCCGAACAGACCGCAGGCACGGTAACGCCAGGTGGAGAACTGGTTTGGGCCCTCGCGGGGACGATCACGTCAGACAGTTTGGACGCGCATAAAGCAGGCTTCGCGCCGACGACGAGAGTGATGCGATCCCTCTACGACAGCTTAGTTGTAGAGTTACCAGATCATACGATCAAGCCTTGGCTCGCGACCTCCTGGGAGCTGTCCTCGGATAAGAAGAGCTACACGTTCCACCTGCGTAAAGATGTGAAGTTCCATGATGGCACACCATTTAACGCAGAGGCTGTGAAGTTTAACTTCGATCGGATCATCGATCCTGCGACGAAGGCTTCGAGTTCATTAAATGAGTTGGGTACGTACACCTCGACGGATGTCATTGATGAATTTACGGTAAAAGTCAACTTCAAAACGCCGTTTGCTCCATTCCTTAGCAATGCCGCTAAGGTGGATCTTGGCTTCGTTTCACCGACAGCCGTGAAAAAGTATGGCGATGCATTCCCGCAAAACCCAGTGGGGACGGGACCTTTTAAACTGAAAAAAATTACGCCTAGCTCACAAGTTGAATTCGAGAAAAATCCCGATTATAACTGGGGACCGTCCACTGCGAAGCATCAAGGTCCAGCGTACCTGGATAAGTTAACAGTGAAATACGTGGAAGAAGAAGCGACGCGTGTCAGCGTGTTACAAAGTAAACAGGTGCAGGTAGCGGATATTATTCCTCCGCAGAATCTGGTTGCCTTGAAGGCGGATAAGAACTTCAATGTACTGGAAACAGAGCTGTTGCAAGCCAATTTCACCTTGTATTTGAACATTCAGAAAGCGCCATGGAATGATCTCAACATCCGCAAAGCGTTCCGCTCGGCGCTCGATATCGATGTTGCGGTCAAAACGATTTATTTGGGCACCTCCAAGCAAGGCTGGTCACCGATCTCACCACAACAATTTGCCTATACACCCACCAGAGAAAATGCGTATAAAGTAGACGTTGCCAAGTCGAACCAGACGCTCGAGGAAGCGGGTTGGATCAAGGGTGCGGATGGGTATCGGTCCAAGGATGGCAAGCGACTCACGGTCGAAGTGATTGACACGCAAGGAAATCGGGAAAAGCGCTTAGATTTGATCGCGATCTTCACACAGCAGTTGAAGCAAGTGGGCATCGAGTTGAAAGTGATTTCGTTGCCAACCGGCACTTACACCGACCGCCGAAACAAAGGAGATTATGATCTCATTGCGGCTAGTCAGTTCTCTGGTGATCCAGATGTGCTGCGACAACTGTACTCGACCAAAGGGCCTTCGAAGCAAAATAATATTGCGAAAACGAACGATCCTAAGCTAGATGAGCTTCTCGAGCAGGGGTATTTGGAAACCGAACCAGAGAAACGCAAGGCCTATTATAAAGATGCACAAGAATACATCATCGACAATGTTTACGGTATTCCTACGTATGTGTTCAACTACTCGGTGGCGACAACGAAAGAAGTGAAAGGCATTACATTCGATTCACCAGCATGGCCTGTCTTCTATGAGGCATGGATTCAAAAATAA
- a CDS encoding LLM class flavin-dependent oxidoreductase encodes MSKSRKLKLGATLTGVGTSKYTWRNPEIPGDASVDFDYYAAQALQAEEGKFDFVFIVDSTYITEKSAPHYLNRLEPLTVLSALGAVTSKIGLVGTLTASFTQPFTVARQFASLDHISYGRAGWNVVTTGLEGAARNYSKEEHYAHDERYRIAEEHLEVVRGLWDSWEDDAFVRDQQTGVFFDPSKLHALNHKGKHFSVQGPLNIARSKQGQPVIFQAGGSDDGRNLAAKSADAIFTGHESIKEAKAFYQDIKQRAAAYGRASEEILVFPGISPIIGRTEEEAESKYQAIAGLVTLEDALDQLGRPFTYHDFKQYPLDEPFPDLGDLGSNSYRSSTDRIKRIAKEENLTLRQAAFRFATPRSSFVGTPEQVADTVQQWFEEGAADGFIIHTGVPSALKDFVELVVPILQERGIYREDYESDTLRGHLGLEIPVNRYTKQRIAQA; translated from the coding sequence ATGTCCAAATCAAGAAAGCTTAAACTAGGTGCCACGCTCACAGGTGTGGGCACATCGAAGTATACGTGGCGTAATCCAGAAATTCCAGGGGATGCAAGTGTTGATTTTGATTACTATGCAGCCCAGGCGTTACAAGCGGAAGAAGGGAAATTTGATTTTGTTTTCATCGTGGACAGTACGTACATTACGGAGAAATCGGCCCCGCATTATCTTAATCGGCTGGAGCCGCTAACGGTATTGTCAGCGCTGGGCGCGGTGACGTCGAAGATTGGCTTGGTCGGCACATTAACAGCCTCATTCACGCAGCCCTTCACAGTAGCAAGGCAGTTCGCCTCGCTCGATCATATCAGTTATGGCCGTGCAGGCTGGAATGTGGTGACGACGGGGCTTGAGGGCGCCGCTCGCAATTATAGCAAGGAAGAGCATTATGCCCACGATGAACGGTACCGCATTGCGGAAGAGCATCTGGAGGTCGTGCGCGGCCTGTGGGATTCTTGGGAGGATGACGCTTTTGTTCGCGATCAGCAGACAGGGGTTTTCTTCGATCCATCCAAGCTTCATGCGCTCAATCACAAAGGCAAGCATTTCTCTGTGCAAGGACCGCTAAACATCGCGCGCTCCAAACAAGGGCAGCCTGTTATTTTCCAAGCTGGCGGGTCGGATGATGGGCGAAACTTGGCAGCGAAGAGTGCAGATGCCATTTTCACAGGACATGAATCGATCAAGGAAGCGAAAGCTTTCTATCAGGATATCAAACAGCGAGCGGCAGCGTATGGGCGTGCCTCCGAGGAAATACTAGTCTTCCCAGGCATTAGCCCGATCATTGGCCGAACGGAGGAGGAAGCGGAGAGCAAGTACCAAGCCATCGCAGGTTTAGTTACGTTGGAGGATGCGCTGGACCAACTGGGCCGTCCGTTCACGTACCACGATTTTAAACAATATCCGCTCGATGAACCATTCCCAGATCTCGGTGATCTAGGCAGCAACAGCTACCGCAGTTCCACGGATCGGATTAAGCGCATCGCAAAGGAGGAGAATTTAACGCTTCGACAAGCGGCCTTCCGCTTTGCCACACCAAGAAGCTCCTTTGTTGGTACGCCAGAGCAAGTTGCGGATACTGTACAGCAATGGTTTGAAGAAGGAGCAGCAGATGGTTTCATCATTCACACAGGCGTGCCGAGTGCGCTCAAAGATTTCGTTGAGCTTGTTGTTCCGATTCTTCAGGAACGCGGCATTTACCGTGAAGACTACGAAAGTGATACACTGCGAGGCCATCTAGGTCTTGAAATCCCAGTAAATCGATACACTAAACAGAGAATAGCCCAAGCATAA
- a CDS encoding polysaccharide deacetylase family protein, with protein MKHSLHGSHVGSYLLLSLLIGLLIYTIIPTALIRLGGFGASKKENPTRGIALTFDDGPDPAYTPELLDFLRLHRIQATFFVLGSKAEKYPELIRRMHKEGHLIGIHNYVHWTNAVLTPRKVRKQIKDTVAVIEHILGITPIHYRPPWGVINLFDFLLMKQFRFVFWSLMVGDWRCSGGKEKIRRKLFARLQNNDIIVLHDSGQTLGANRDAPMFMLQALKEFVEECMRQEIPFLRIDKKLQLDAPVTRETHGLNLESQTNLTRLPVK; from the coding sequence ATGAAGCATAGTCTGCATGGCAGTCATGTTGGATCTTATTTGTTGTTGTCACTGCTTATTGGACTCTTGATATATACAATTATTCCCACTGCACTGATTCGGCTAGGCGGCTTCGGAGCCAGCAAAAAAGAGAACCCCACTAGGGGGATCGCGTTAACCTTCGATGATGGTCCCGACCCTGCTTACACACCTGAATTACTTGACTTTCTGCGGTTGCATCGCATACAAGCCACCTTCTTCGTACTTGGCTCCAAAGCGGAGAAATACCCTGAACTGATCCGTAGAATGCATAAAGAAGGACACTTGATTGGCATCCATAATTATGTACATTGGACCAACGCAGTACTGACGCCAAGGAAAGTGAGAAAGCAAATAAAGGACACGGTGGCCGTTATCGAACATATTTTAGGCATAACACCAATCCATTATCGCCCGCCATGGGGTGTTATCAATCTGTTTGATTTTTTACTCATGAAGCAATTCCGATTCGTTTTCTGGTCGTTAATGGTCGGAGATTGGCGTTGCAGCGGGGGAAAAGAAAAGATCAGAAGGAAGCTATTCGCACGATTGCAAAATAACGACATTATTGTCCTTCACGATAGCGGACAGACACTGGGGGCGAATCGGGATGCGCCCATGTTTATGTTACAAGCTTTGAAAGAGTTCGTAGAGGAATGTATGAGACAAGAAATCCCCTTTCTACGAATTGATAAGAAATTGCAGCTCGATGCTCCAGTCACTAGGGAGACGCATGGATTAAATCTTGAAAGTCAAACCAATTTGACGAGGCTGCCTGTCAAATAG
- a CDS encoding HAMP domain-containing sensor histidine kinase: protein MKGRLMRFIRTLPIKWKLMLGASLLIFLLFTSYNFAQYLVLKQWMLEKEKSQIQVNMMQLQDYFQEKLTTANDIQVNESQLYIEKMIGRNQFVRILDKEGKPIVTVASHFGVGWIEPRTVNVPELYDTTHKQDHILIHRSPLVTDKFVGTIELGSNLETFDHFSETLLWVMVVGGVLAVFISAISGLAISRQFMRPIRALASTIRSVKEKGLSERVTDVQNGDELSSLAKLFNDLMNQLETSFLQQKQFVEDASHELRTPITIVEGHLSLLHRWGKSDPAVLDESLEASLQEVRRLKKLVQELLTLTKVEANRLSENSTPLQLAPLIQETLKRFEALNPEFQFVSNTENIHDVMLVMNPLHVEQILMIILDNAVKYSLETKRIDIHAILLKQEVQIIIEDHGIGIPEADLPFVFDRFYRVDKARNHEIAGTGLGLAIAKQLVMNVHGKLTITSIETQGTRVELTLPIYQV, encoded by the coding sequence ATGAAAGGTCGCTTAATGAGGTTTATTCGAACACTCCCTATCAAGTGGAAGCTTATGCTAGGCGCATCGTTGCTGATTTTCCTGCTGTTTACCTCCTACAATTTCGCGCAATATTTAGTGCTCAAGCAGTGGATGTTGGAGAAAGAGAAATCTCAAATTCAAGTGAATATGATGCAGCTTCAAGATTATTTCCAGGAAAAGCTGACGACGGCGAATGACATCCAAGTGAATGAGAGTCAACTGTATATTGAAAAAATGATTGGCAGAAATCAATTCGTTCGTATTCTCGATAAGGAAGGAAAGCCAATTGTAACGGTTGCCAGCCATTTCGGCGTTGGATGGATAGAGCCGCGTACGGTCAACGTGCCCGAGCTTTACGATACGACACATAAACAAGATCATATTCTCATCCATCGCAGTCCGTTAGTTACGGACAAATTTGTAGGAACAATCGAGCTGGGCAGCAATCTCGAAACGTTCGATCATTTCAGCGAAACCTTATTATGGGTGATGGTGGTTGGCGGTGTATTAGCCGTATTCATCAGCGCAATCAGCGGTTTAGCGATTTCGCGGCAGTTTATGCGCCCCATCCGCGCATTGGCATCTACGATTCGCAGTGTGAAGGAGAAAGGGCTTTCGGAGCGTGTAACCGATGTGCAAAATGGCGACGAGTTGTCTAGCCTGGCAAAACTATTCAATGATCTGATGAATCAACTCGAGACGTCATTTCTACAACAGAAACAGTTTGTTGAAGATGCCTCGCATGAGTTAAGGACGCCGATCACGATTGTGGAAGGCCATTTGTCCTTATTACATCGCTGGGGAAAATCCGATCCTGCAGTACTGGATGAATCCTTAGAGGCTTCGCTTCAAGAAGTAAGAAGGTTGAAAAAACTAGTTCAAGAGCTGCTAACTTTAACGAAAGTGGAAGCGAATAGGCTGAGTGAGAATAGTACGCCACTTCAATTGGCCCCGCTCATCCAGGAAACGCTGAAACGATTCGAAGCCCTTAATCCTGAATTTCAATTTGTATCGAACACGGAAAATATCCATGACGTCATGTTAGTCATGAATCCCCTGCATGTGGAGCAAATTTTAATGATTATTTTGGATAACGCTGTGAAATATTCCCTTGAAACGAAGCGGATTGATATCCACGCGATTCTCTTGAAGCAGGAAGTTCAGATCATCATAGAAGATCATGGCATCGGAATTCCAGAAGCGGATCTGCCATTCGTATTTGACCGTTTCTATCGGGTCGATAAAGCGAGAAATCATGAGATTGCAGGTACAGGACTTGGGCTTGCCATTGCCAAACAGCTTGTTATGAATGTACATGGAAAATTAACGATTACAAGCATAGAAACACAAGGTACCCGTGTAGAGCTGACACTCCCCATTTACCAAGTATGA
- a CDS encoding ABC transporter permease — translation MLFGTVTTERLLRKRQELLTFRFRWKKLNLSKVLLSLSLCVLAFLILCAIVPSWIAPYSPTDMLTDQLLKGPSLAHPLGTDQFGRDVWTLVIYGSQQSLIMGVVSVVIGGCIGTLFGLIAGYWGGTVDSIFMRFNDILMTIPGILLAIAISVALGPSFFNVILAISVATIPGKARVVRSQVISIRNRPFIDAARAVGTSHVAIMLRHILPNCFSPLLVMMTIGVGSSILVGTGLSFLGLGVVKEIPDWGYMLSQGRSYMTVAWWVATFPGLAITLLVIVVNLIGDEIRDRMDPKKSRA, via the coding sequence ATGCTGTTTGGTACTGTAACAACAGAACGATTATTACGGAAGAGACAGGAGCTGCTGACGTTTCGTTTTCGATGGAAAAAGCTGAACTTATCGAAAGTGCTGTTAAGCCTTTCGCTCTGTGTGCTAGCTTTTCTGATCTTATGCGCGATCGTTCCTTCTTGGATTGCTCCTTACTCGCCAACGGATATGCTGACCGATCAATTGTTGAAAGGACCGAGCTTGGCGCATCCGCTGGGCACCGATCAATTCGGTCGCGATGTGTGGACGTTGGTCATCTACGGTAGTCAACAATCGCTCATCATGGGGGTTGTGTCGGTTGTGATCGGCGGTTGCATTGGCACGCTATTCGGGCTGATCGCTGGCTATTGGGGCGGTACTGTCGATTCTATCTTCATGCGATTTAACGATATCTTGATGACGATTCCTGGCATTTTATTGGCGATTGCCATTTCGGTGGCGCTGGGACCTAGTTTTTTCAATGTTATTCTAGCGATCAGCGTTGCGACGATCCCAGGCAAAGCTCGCGTCGTTCGCAGCCAAGTCATTTCCATTCGGAATCGCCCCTTTATCGATGCGGCTCGCGCGGTAGGTACTTCCCATGTGGCTATTATGCTGCGCCATATTTTACCGAATTGCTTCTCCCCCTTACTCGTCATGATGACGATTGGGGTAGGCAGCTCGATTTTAGTCGGAACAGGGCTTAGCTTCCTTGGGCTTGGTGTGGTGAAGGAAATCCCTGATTGGGGCTACATGCTTTCGCAGGGGCGCAGTTACATGACAGTAGCATGGTGGGTAGCAACGTTCCCAGGGCTCGCCATCACCCTCCTTGTGATCGTCGTTAATCTCATCGGGGATGAAATTCGTGATCGCATGGATCCTAAGAAATCGAGGGCATAG
- a CDS encoding LysR family transcriptional regulator, producing the protein MDIRNIKTFQTIIRLGSFQRAAEELQYGQSTVTMHIQKLESDLGVKLLERGKKLTLTEAGRLFHHNADLLLKDYDFLQTSMDELLKGDAGVIRLGVMEPTASYRLPQLLGPFLRQHPKVKISIHIGNTTVLGQMLYEGSIDMAICSTPPSGLDHTFEPLFIETLALLLPEAHPLASKSSIQLRDLQHEHLLITNVQCPYRQKLEHALLERGGSPYSGMEIGNMAALKYYVQAQFGIAVVPVITATPSPQGTVLKPIDDLDSGLVTGLLRKMNGSAFSVATENLINIFRTELRSSTFTSS; encoded by the coding sequence ATGGATATTCGGAACATCAAAACGTTTCAGACCATCATTAGGCTGGGCAGCTTTCAACGTGCCGCTGAGGAATTGCAATATGGGCAATCGACCGTCACCATGCATATTCAGAAGCTTGAAAGTGATTTGGGGGTTAAGCTGCTGGAACGGGGCAAAAAGCTGACACTGACCGAGGCTGGCAGGCTATTCCATCACAATGCCGATCTGCTTCTCAAAGATTATGATTTCCTGCAGACGTCGATGGATGAACTATTGAAAGGCGATGCCGGCGTCATTCGACTCGGTGTCATGGAGCCAACCGCAAGCTATCGTTTGCCGCAGCTCTTAGGACCTTTCCTGCGTCAACATCCCAAAGTGAAAATCAGCATACATATCGGCAACACAACGGTACTCGGCCAAATGCTTTATGAGGGAAGCATCGATATGGCAATCTGCTCAACGCCACCTTCTGGGCTGGATCATACCTTCGAGCCCTTATTCATCGAGACACTCGCGCTGCTCCTGCCAGAAGCTCATCCGTTAGCATCCAAATCGTCCATCCAACTTCGGGATTTGCAGCATGAACACTTACTTATCACGAACGTCCAATGTCCTTACCGTCAAAAGCTGGAACATGCCCTGCTCGAAAGAGGAGGCAGTCCCTATTCGGGCATGGAGATCGGCAATATGGCCGCGCTCAAATATTACGTCCAGGCGCAATTCGGCATCGCCGTCGTGCCTGTGATTACCGCAACCCCGAGCCCCCAAGGCACAGTGCTTAAACCCATCGATGATCTCGATTCGGGATTAGTGACCGGCTTATTGCGCAAAATGAACGGCAGCGCGTTCAGTGTAGCGACAGAAAACCTAATCAACATTTTCCGCACGGAGCTAAGAAGTTCGACATTCACCTCTTCCTGA
- a CDS encoding LLM class flavin-dependent oxidoreductase gives MAKSKKIKLGAMIHGVGGGWEDWKHPDAITDASTNFQFYKHQAQTAEAGKFDFAFIADSVHITENSSPHYLNRFEPLTILSALAAVTKRIGLVATVTVSYSEPFTVARQFASLDLISKGRAGWNVVTSWLSGSANNYSKEEHPPHEKRYRIAQEHVDVVKGLWDSWEDDAFTRNKETGQFFDPEKLHTLNHKGEFFSVQGPLNIARSKQGQPVIFQAGTSEDGRNFAAKNADAIFVGHEHIEEAKAYYADIKRRAISFGRSADDISILPGIRPIIGRTEEEAERKYQETVNLVSIEKAIIALGRPFNDFDFSVYPLDEPFPDLGDLGANSQQGGSEKIKRLAKEHNLTLRQVALRFATPKGNFVGTPEKIADTIQRWIEEEASDGFIIGVGIPAALQDFVELVVPILQERGLYRTEYETDTLRGHLGLQVPVNRNAKTKVLNG, from the coding sequence ATGGCAAAATCTAAAAAAATAAAATTAGGTGCAATGATTCACGGTGTTGGCGGAGGCTGGGAAGATTGGAAACATCCTGATGCGATAACGGATGCGAGCACGAACTTTCAGTTCTATAAGCATCAAGCGCAAACAGCGGAAGCGGGGAAATTCGATTTTGCTTTTATCGCGGATAGTGTTCATATTACGGAGAATTCTTCCCCTCACTATTTGAATCGCTTCGAGCCATTGACGATTCTATCGGCACTTGCGGCCGTCACGAAAAGAATCGGATTGGTTGCAACCGTAACAGTCAGCTATAGTGAACCCTTCACGGTTGCGAGGCAATTCGCTTCGCTGGATCTGATCAGCAAAGGGCGTGCAGGCTGGAACGTGGTGACCTCATGGTTATCGGGCAGCGCAAACAATTACAGTAAAGAGGAGCACCCGCCGCATGAGAAACGGTACCGCATCGCGCAAGAGCATGTGGATGTTGTAAAAGGGTTGTGGGATTCCTGGGAAGACGATGCCTTCACGCGGAATAAGGAGACAGGGCAATTTTTTGACCCTGAGAAGCTGCACACCTTAAACCATAAGGGTGAATTCTTCTCGGTTCAGGGTCCGCTGAACATCGCGCGCTCCAAGCAAGGGCAGCCTGTTATTTTCCAAGCGGGGACATCCGAGGACGGCCGCAACTTTGCCGCAAAAAATGCGGATGCGATCTTCGTTGGTCACGAGCATATCGAGGAGGCGAAAGCCTACTACGCAGATATTAAACGCAGAGCGATATCCTTCGGGAGATCGGCAGATGACATTTCGATTTTGCCAGGGATACGCCCCATTATCGGCCGTACGGAAGAAGAAGCGGAGCGTAAGTACCAAGAAACGGTCAATCTGGTGTCCATCGAAAAAGCGATTATTGCGCTGGGCCGTCCGTTCAACGATTTCGATTTTAGCGTTTATCCACTGGATGAGCCATTCCCGGATTTAGGAGATTTGGGAGCGAACAGCCAGCAAGGCGGGTCGGAGAAGATCAAGCGGCTGGCGAAAGAGCACAATTTGACGCTGCGCCAGGTGGCACTTCGTTTTGCAACACCGAAAGGGAATTTCGTTGGTACACCAGAGAAGATCGCAGACACGATTCAGCGGTGGATTGAAGAAGAAGCGTCCGACGGATTCATTATCGGGGTTGGCATCCCAGCCGCGCTGCAAGATTTCGTTGAGCTGGTAGTGCCGATTCTGCAAGAGCGCGGCCTTTACCGTACTGAGTATGAAACGGATACGCTTCGCGGTCATCTAGGTCTGCAAGTACCCGTTAATCGCAATGCCAAAACTAAAGTGTTGAACGGATAA
- a CDS encoding MGDG synthase family glycosyltransferase has product MKANPRVLILTASYGNGHLQASKALYQQFVEQGIEHVKIVNLMKEGHPFINLITTKLINTSVRSSRFGLDYYGWCYYLTRETKQTALFQKSMNLLGQRKLRELIQQEQPDVVINTFPFGAAPEVCSTMGIQNFTVLTDYALHASWLHSHVDKYYVATEELKQQIVFRGVSKDRVEVSGIPIRQEFAMESMTAQGKKKNLILIMAGDPGVNSYMEDILNTLAVIPQSRFLVICGHNDKLRLRLLEVFGTNKRIMILGYVENVHEWMSQASCILTKAGGLTVTEAIALRLPIFIYKPHAGQEKENALYLSSRGVAAISYQLEELSAHINDFFHNPSLHDVVSNRMANMQRREAAAHIVRDIAQRSATPSISISM; this is encoded by the coding sequence ATGAAAGCGAATCCTCGTGTATTAATTCTCACCGCTAGCTACGGGAATGGGCATCTGCAGGCGTCGAAAGCCTTGTATCAGCAATTCGTAGAGCAAGGGATCGAACATGTGAAAATCGTTAACCTGATGAAAGAGGGACACCCATTCATAAATCTCATAACAACCAAATTAATCAATACGAGTGTAAGAAGCTCACGCTTCGGTCTTGATTATTATGGCTGGTGTTATTATCTAACCCGTGAAACAAAGCAGACCGCACTGTTTCAGAAATCGATGAACCTACTCGGCCAGAGGAAATTAAGGGAGCTTATTCAGCAAGAGCAGCCTGATGTGGTGATCAATACATTTCCTTTCGGAGCAGCACCGGAAGTGTGCAGTACAATGGGGATACAAAATTTCACCGTATTGACGGATTATGCGTTACATGCCAGTTGGCTGCATAGCCACGTGGATAAATATTATGTAGCTACAGAGGAATTGAAGCAGCAAATTGTGTTTAGAGGCGTAAGCAAAGATCGCGTTGAGGTCAGCGGCATACCGATTCGTCAAGAATTTGCTATGGAAAGTATGACAGCTCAAGGTAAGAAAAAAAATCTGATTCTCATTATGGCAGGGGATCCTGGTGTGAATAGCTATATGGAAGACATATTGAACACGCTAGCCGTCATTCCTCAAAGTCGTTTCCTGGTCATCTGTGGCCACAATGATAAATTACGCCTTAGACTTCTGGAAGTGTTCGGAACAAATAAGCGAATCATGATTCTTGGGTATGTGGAAAATGTGCATGAATGGATGTCACAAGCGAGTTGTATCCTAACCAAAGCGGGAGGACTGACCGTTACGGAAGCGATCGCCCTTCGGTTGCCGATATTCATTTATAAGCCGCATGCGGGACAGGAAAAGGAAAATGCACTCTACCTCTCAAGCCGCGGAGTAGCCGCTATTTCATATCAGTTGGAAGAGTTAAGCGCGCATATCAACGATTTTTTTCATAATCCAAGCCTACATGACGTGGTTAGTAACCGTATGGCAAACATGCAACGTCGTGAAGCAGCTGCACACATCGTACGGGATATTGCGCAAAGATCAGCTACGCCATCCATATCCATCTCGATGTAA